The following are encoded in a window of Pongo abelii isolate AG06213 chromosome 16, NHGRI_mPonAbe1-v2.0_pri, whole genome shotgun sequence genomic DNA:
- the LOC129050288 gene encoding E3 ubiquitin-protein ligase HERC2-like → MSCRKKVIDVAAGSTHCLALTEDSEVHSWGSNDQCQHFDTLRVTKPEPAALPGLDAKHIVGITCGPAQVLNIEVDLVFWRILDSSCSLSVYRKYH, encoded by the exons ATGTCCTGCA GGAAGAAGGTGATTGATGTGGCTGCAGGCTCCACCCACTGCCTGGCTCTGACTGAGGACAGCGAGGTCCACAGCTGGGGGAGCAACGACCAGTGCCAGCACTTTGACACCTTGCGCGTGACCAAGCCAGAACCTGCAGCATTGCCAGGACTGGATGCCAAACACATAGTGGGAATTACCTGTGGGCCTGCCCAGGTACTGAATATAGAGGTTGATTTGGTATTTTGGAGGATTTTGGATTCCAGTTGTTCATTATCAGTATATAGGAAATACCActga